One window of the Marmota flaviventris isolate mMarFla1 chromosome 2, mMarFla1.hap1, whole genome shotgun sequence genome contains the following:
- the Nxt1 gene encoding NTF2-related export protein 1, translating into MASVDFKTYVDQACRAAEEFVNVYYTTMDKRRRLLSRLYMGTATLVWNGNAVSGQESLSEFFEMLPSSEFQINVVDCQPVHDEATPSQTTVLVVICGTVKFEGNKQRDFNQNFILSAQASPSNTVWKIASDCFRFQDWAS; encoded by the coding sequence ATGGCATCCGTGGATTTTAAGACCTATGTGGATCAGGCCTGCAGAGCTGCTGAGGAGTTTGTCAATGTCTACTATACCACCATGGATAAGCGTCGCCGTCTCTTGTCCCGCCTATACATGGGCACAGCCACCCTGGTATGGAATGGAAATGCCGTTTCAGGACAAGAGTCCTTGAGTGAGTTTTTTGAAATGTTGCCTTCTAGTGAATTCCAAATCAACGTGGTAGACTGCCAGCCTGTTCATGATGAAGCCACACCAAGCCAAACCACAGTCCTTGTTGTGATCTGTGGAACAGTGAAGTTTGAGGGCAATAAACAACGGGACTTCAATCAGAACTTTATCCTGTCTGCTCAAGCCTCACCCAGCAACACAGTATGGAAAATAGCAAGTGACTGCTTTCGCTTCCAGGACTGGGCTAGCTAG